Genomic DNA from Bacteroidales bacterium:
GCTTTAGGATCAACAGATCGATACATAAGCAAACCATTTTTCATAAACTTATTGTTCGAATGGTTGAAGGTGATCCCATTACATATCAGAATGTTAAAATTAGTGCTTAAATAAACACCTCAAAAAAGTTAATTAACCGCAAAGCATTAATTCTACTTTGACATATTAACTTTGTACTTGATTTTCCTGCTTTTTTACCCCTTGCCCTAAAGGGAGAAAGCAGAAAAATCAACCTACACCCTTTAGGGATAGGGGTAAATTAGGTTGATTTTTCGTGTGTTTTGCTAATCTGTCAAAGTAGAATTAAAAGATTTCGCAAAGTTCGCAAAAGAGCAATGTGTTGCTTATTAAACATTTGCGCCCTTTGCGTTTTCTTTTGCGACCTTAGCGGTTAAAGAATAACCTTTTATACAGTCCCTTATACAAAGTATCTCCTTTAGCGTACTTCGGTGAAATTGCCCCTAGTATTGGAGTATCGCAAATTGCGATAGTTGGGATGCGGAAACGTTTGGCGCATTTACCGCTGGGTTTTGTGTGTAGATAGGATTATCAATTGGAACTATAGGGCTAAAGCTCCCAAAAAGGCTGTCAAAAAAAGTGAATTAACCGCAAAGCATTAATTCTACTTTGACATATTAACTTTGTACTTGATTTTCCTGCTTTTTTACCCCTTGCCCTAAGGGAGAAAGCAGAAAAATCAACCTACACCCTTTAGGGATAGGGGTAAATTAGGTTGATTTTTCGTGTGTTTTGCTAATCTGTCAAAGTAGAATTAAAAGATTTCGCAAAGCATTAATTCTACTTTGACATATTAACTTTGTACTTGATTTTCCTGCTTTTTTACCCCTTGCCCTAAAGGGAGAAAGCAGAAAAATCAACCTACACCCTTTAGGGATAGGGGTAAATTAGGTTGATTTTTCGTGTGTTTTGCTAATCTGTCAAAGTAGAATTAAAAGATTTCGCAAAGTTCGCAAAAAAAGCAATGTGTTGCTTATTAAACATTTGCGCTCTTTGCGTTTTCTTTTGCGACCTTAGCGGTTAAAGAATTTTAAACAAAGGCATTAAATGAATTTTACCCTAAGTTCTCCCGGCTGTGCTACGGGTTACTCCTGACTAGTCGGAGAGAACGGGGTAGTTGGGAAGGAACGCGGGGGAAACCGCGTTCGCATGGGGTTTTTACAGAATTATCTTCGAAATGGGTGAGCAGTAATCCGTTGTTCCCGTTGATGTTACGGCCGCCACCCTAAACCAGTAGCGGGTTGTTAGCGCAAGCCTGTTAATCTCGTAGCTTGCCTGTGTGCTTGCCCCTGCAAACGTCCACCCACTATCATCGGAAGGGATTTCGTTGGTGCAGTACTGCCACAGGTAGGATCGGGCTCCCTTAATGGCTTGGTGCTTAAGGAGTGCTGTCCCCGATTTCTCGCCAGAGTTTACGCTAAACTCCACCTTCTTTGCTACTGCTCGCTCCTTTGTGGTATTAAAACCGCTACCGAGGATAATCACCTCATCGCCATCGGCTACACGATCCACATAATCGGCTAGCTTGCGGAAGATATTCGTTGTCCTCCTATCGCTCTCGTGCATAGTTGCCGTGGCTGCCTTGCCCCCGTTCTCGGAGTTTATATAATCCTTCTCCAGCTGGTTCACCGCCTCGGTGGCCTCCGCCAACGGAACGTCGGGTTTGGGGAACAAGGGGTTATTGGTCATATCTGTAACTACTTTTCTAAAGAAAACGATCTTCTCATGAACAGAAAATCTCACAAAATCTAAAAGCAAACCTAACTTTCTCATAATACTAATTTTTTTTAAGATTAATGTACTATAAAATATAATTAGTTCTGGTTGCTAGATACTAGTTGCTGGCTTCTAGTTATTTATCTGATATTTTTGATTGATACATTTTTTTACATTTTAATTAAAGCTAAATGCAAAAGAATAAAATACTGTAAATTAACAAACTAGCAACTTGTAATCAGCAACTAGCAACTTAGGCTAATTACATAATTTAAAAGAACGCATCTAAACCCAGATGCAGTAGCATTAAACGGCCGAGTAAGTATATGCTATCACTTTTATTACAATTTAAACGCCAAACTTTGCCAAAAATTATTTAGCTGATGTTAAAAACTGCTAAAGAATGTTACAAGAATCGGTAGCCAACCCATCTTTGCACAGGAATTCCAGATAAGCCCCAACCCAAAAACAAACCTAACTACCTATAAATGATAATGTTTAAGGGGTAATACGAAAAAATCAGAGATGATTTTTACCAAAACAAGGACGATCCCTACCAAAACAATGATGATTCTTACCAATGCAAGGATGATCTTTACCAAAACAAGGATGTTTTGTTCCAATGCAAGCATGTTTTATTCCGATGCAAGCATGTTTTATTCCGATGCACGCATGTTTTGTTCCGATACAAGCATGTTTCATTCCAATGCAAGGATGTTTCGTTCCAATGCAAGGATGTTTTGTTCCGATGCAAGGATGTTTTGTTCCGATGCAAGGATGTTTTATTCCAATGCAAGGATGTTTTGTTCCGATACATGGATAATCTCTACCTATACAAGGAAAATAGCAACAATATCACCAGAGAGTCATTCCTAATCCTCCATGAATAGCGAGTATTCAAGAGTTAGCCCGATGGGTTTAGGGGGGAATTGATCCAATTACAGGATGCACCGTTAACTTCATCTGGGGTTTACAATCATGCTTCCATAGAAAAGTGTAAATGGAATGTAATTTTGTTTAATTATTCAAGAAAGAATGTTAGTTTTGGTAAAGATTACTGGAAGGTGAGTAATTTATGGATATGGTTGAATGGAGATGGGCTGGATGGCAAGTGTTAGGCGTAACTACAATGGTGTTTTTGCTGCGAAATGAGAGAAAAACTGAAGTAGTTAATGCACCAAACAGCACATTTACAACCGACCAGCAAAGCTAACCGACCGAAGGGAGCTCGCCGAAGGCAAACCATACAAGCCGATATTCAACCAAAGTTTGTCAAAGAGTGCAATCTTACTCACGCACCCGTGCAAATTTGTTACATTTGAGCTTTTGATGAACGATTTTAAAAAGAAGAAAATAGATAATGATAGATTTTAAAGAAAAGGCAAACCTCATTTGGAAAGTAGCCGACTTATTGAGAGGAGATTACAAACAGTCAGATTATGGGAAAATAATCTTGCCTATGACTGTTTTAAGGCGTTTGGATTGTGTGATTACACCGACAAAGCAAAAGGTTTTAGACTATATGCCAAAAATCGAAAAGCTCTCGGACAGTGCGAAAGACATTACTTTAAACAAAGTTGCTGGACTTAATTTTCATAATCGCAGTTTATATGATTTTGCAAAAATTAAAGCCGACCCCAATAATGTAGCTGCCAACTTGAGAAACTTCATAAACGGTTTTTCAAGTGGTGCAAGAGAGATAATTGAATATTTTGATTTTGATTCACATATTGACAGATTAGATGACCCTAAAACGGATTTGCTTTTTAAAATCGTTGAAGCCTTTGCCGACATTGATTTATCGAAAATGACCTCAATGGAAATGGGGTATGTTTTTGAAGAACTTATTCGCAAATTTTCCGAACTTTCAAACGAAACCGCAGGAGAACATTTCACACCACGTGAGGTAATAAAATTAATGGTAAATGTTTTGTTTATTGACGAGAAAGACATTTTCAAAAAAGGAATTGTAAAAACTTTATATGACCCTGCCTGTGGAACAGGAGGAATGCTTTCAGAAGCAGAGTCTTTTATTAAAAGACAGAACCCTGATGCAAAAATGGAGGTATTCGGACAGGAAATAAACCCCGAATCTTACGCCATCTGCAAATCGGACATGATGATTAAAGGGCAAAACCCTGCAAACATCAAGTTTGGAAATACATTTACAGTTGATGGACTTGAAAACGAAAAGTTTGATTATATGCTATCCAATCCACCATTTGGTGTGGACTGGAAAAAAGCACAAAAAATGATAACTGACGAAGCAGATAAAAAAGGCTATGCAGGGCGTTTTGGTGCAGGATTACCAAGAATAAATGATGGTTCGCTTTTATTCCTTCAACACATGCTTTCGAAAATGAAACCCGAAGGAAGCCGAATAGGAATAGTTTTTAATGGTTCGCCTTTATTTACGGGTCAAGCAGGAAGCGGTGAAAGCGAAATCCGAAAATGGATTATTGAAAACGATTGGTTGGAAGCAGTAATAGCAATGCCCGACCAACTTTTTTACAACACAGGTATTTCAACCTACATTTGGATTCTATCCAATAAAAAAAGTGCCGAACGCAAAGGGAAAGTTCAATTGATAAATGCCACAGGTACGAAAGACGAAGAAACAGGGCAAAACCCAAATCGTTTTTGGCAAAAAATGCCCCGTAGTTTAGGCAATAAACGAAAAGAAATCCCCGAGAACGGCGACACAAAAGGAATTGGTTATATAACCAAAATTTATGGTGAGTTTTTCGAATCCGAATTTTGCAAAATATTCCCTAAAGAATTTTTCGGATTTTGGCGTGTAACAGTTGAACAACCATTGAAAAACGAAAAAGGGAAAATTCAAAAAGACAGCAAAGGCAACCCAAAGCCTGATTCAAGTTTAAGGGATTACGAAAACATTTCTTTCTTGCGAAAAGATGAAAACGGAAACATTGTTCAACAAACTATTCAGGAGTATTTCGACCGTGAAGTAAAACCCCACGTTCCCGATGCTTGGATTGATGAAAGTAAAACCAAAACAGGCTACGAAATAAACTTTACCAAATATTTCTACGAGTTTAAAAAACTACGCTCATTAAGCGAGATTAAAGCTGATATTTTGGCATTGGAGGAAGAAACGATTGAACTTGAAAAAACAGTGCTTGACTAATGGATAGATTTCAAAATAAATATCGCATACCATCATCACGTTTACAGAATTGGGATTACTGTTGGGCGGGTGCATATTTTATAACCATTTGCACCAAAGACCGCAAAAATTATTTTGGAAACATTACAAATGGTGAAATGCAATTATCAGGTGCGGGAATTTTGGGCAACGTTTTTTGGTACGAAATTAAAAACCATGCAAAAAATGTGGAATTGGGTGCATTTGTGGTTATGCCCAACCATGTACATGGTATTTTGATTTTGAATGGTGAAAACGGTAATGATAACAATAACGTTATTGATATTGGCAATGGTAATGATATGGGTATCGTTGTTGGTAATGTAGAGACAGGGCATGCCCTGTCTCTACAACCACAACCATCACAACAAACCGAAAAAACCATTGGCCAACAACGATTTCAGAATATTGGTAAAAATACCGTGTCATCAATAATTGGTTCATACAAATCGGCCGTAACAAAACATGCCAACCGTTTAGGATTTGCATTGAAATGGCAGGAACGTTTTTACGACCATATTATTCGTAACGATGGCGAATACCAACGCATTACCCAATACATTATTACCAACCCCCTGAAATGGGGTGAAGACAAATTTTATAGTGGCAAAGACTAATGGAACGATACGAAAAATATAAAGATTCAGGCATTGAATGGATTGGTAAAATTCCTGAACATTGGAAGGTGAAGAGGTTGAAATATTGCATTTCGATTAATGATGATGTTTTAAATGAAACAACAGATGAAGAATTTGAGATTAATTATGTAGAAATAGGAGACGTTAATTTTCTAACTGGCATTAATAATTCAACAGTTTATAAATTTAAAAATGCACCTTCAAGGGCAAGGAGAATTGTAAAAGAAGGAGATGTAATTGTATCAACAGTTAGAACATATTTGAAGGCAATAGCTCAAATTAAGAAAATCTATGGTAATTTAATCGTTTCAACTGGATTTGCGGTTTTAAGACCAAAAACTATTGATTCTTCATACTTAGGATATTACGTCTTAACACCCTTTTTTATTCATAAAACTATAGCAGATTCGGTTGGCGTTAGCTATCCTGCGATTAACAGTAGTAATATTGGATTATTTGAAACCGTTGTTCCCTCACTTTCCGAACAAACCCACATCGCCACCTTTCTCGACCGCAAAACCGCCGAAATAGACCGCATCATAGACAACAAACAAAAATTAATTGCCTTTTACGAAGAAGAAAAACAGGCAATTATTAACCAAGCTGTAACCAAAGGTCTTGACCCCAATGTAACACTAAAAGATTCCGGAGTTGAATGGTTGGGGGAAATACCAGAGCATTGGAGTTTAATAAAACTTAAAAGAATTTCAGCAAAAATAACAGATGGAGAACATATTTCGCCAAATTTCACACTTGAAGGCATGCCTTTTCTCTCAGCCAAAGATGTTAGAGATGGTTTTGTTCAAATCGATTATGATAAATTTGTGAGTAATGAAGACGGAGATTTTTTTAGAAAAAGATGTAATCCTGAGAGTGGTGATATTTTAATTGTCAGCAGAGGAGCAACTGTTGGTCGAGTCGCTATTGTTGATACTGATGAAAAATTTTGTTTACTTGGAAGTGTGATATTAATAAAACCAACACCACGTATTTTGAGCAAATTTCTTCTTAACTCATTTAAGAATAAGTTATTATTAGATAATTTTCTCTTAACATCTCAATCTTCTGCACAACAAGCAATATATCTAGTCAATGTTGCTGAAATAAACCTTTCATTACCTCCGATTCAAGAACAAATAAATATAATTGTCCACATCGAAAAAGAATGCTCCCGATTAGATACCATAATTGAAAAATTCAACAAACAAATAGACCTTTTACAAGAATATAGAATCACTTTAATTTCAGAAGTAGTAACAGGTAAAATTAAAGTACCAAATACGATAGAAGCATGACACTTTGTACAGCATGGATAAGACAATCCAATAATACCGAAGAATTAGTTTTTGCTACTGACAGCACTTTAACAGGTGGGGAGAAATGGGACAATGGCATTAAACTGTTTGAATTGCCCCGTAAAGATTGTTTGCTTTGCTTCGCTGGCAGCACATTCCGTGCTTATCCTTTAATTCTAAATTTGGTATCATCCATTAAATTCAACACCTATTTAAGCAAACCCGAAACAGATATTACGGAAGTTCTCAATTACATTTCCGATTTGTTTACCAACTTGATAAAAACAATAGTTTCCGAAATTCAAGGCGAAGATATACATGAATTGCGGAGCGGTGCAAAATTTCTGTTTGGCGGTTGGTGTTGGCAATCGAGCAGTTTCCGTATATGGCATTTGTATTATTCGGGCGATGCCGAAGGTTTTTTATTCAAAGAATTAACTAGTGATGACACTAAAACACGTTTTTATACTTTTTTGGGAGACCCACAGGAAGCCGTTGAAAAAGAAGCTAAAGACCGTTTTAAAAAACTGTTGATGGAAGAGGATAAATACGATTCAAAATTGAATATGGAACCTCTTTTTATTTTACGTGATATTGCTTTAGATAAAACCATTCGTGAAGTTGGCGGAAGTTTACAAATAGCCAAAGTCTACAAATCCGGTCGTTCAGAGTTCTTTGGAATTCTTTGGCCATCAAGTCAGGGCAAACCCTATTTTCAAGGTCGTGAATACAACGATTACAACAAACCACGCATTAAATACTTAAACCCCGACACTTGCGAGTTAATGGATTTGGAAGTACCTAAAAAATTGAACGAGTTATCAGAAGACAATTTTGGAATGTTCAGCGATTTAATTGCCGAATGTTACCCCGAAGGAAAACTGAAAGACAATATTTCTGAAAAAGAACGACATATTTTAAAATCGGTTATACAGGAAATTACTTATTCCGAATTTGTTAAAGAAACCGAAAGACAAGAGGAGGAATTGTGATGGATAATACTAGTTATGGTCTTATTGATGAAACATTAACTGATTCGTTAAAAAAGGCAAAAGATATTTTTAACAAGAATAGTCTGTATCATAAAATAGAAATTCCCAATTTTGATTGCTCGCATTTGCCCGATACTGAAACTGACGGCAAAGATTTGTCGGAGCAGATTAAAGAGGAGTTTTTCTATCATCTTCATAAAGATGATAATTCTGAAACAATGGTAAATGAATTACCCTGTTTATATGTTTTCGAGCTTACAGATAAAAATGATTGTAAACGAGTTATTGAGGCTTTGCAAAAAATAAAATCTAAAAACATAGATAGAACCTTACCACCATTTAAAACAAAAATCCCCGATTCTAAATACTTATACGTAGGCAAGGTAGAAAAAGAAGTAGGAGGCAGATTGGTAACGCATTTAGGATACTATCAAACCAAAGGCAACCATGGGTTACAATTAGCATTTTGGGCAAGAGAAATGAACCCTGCACTGCTTATATCTGTAAGCATATACTGGTTTGCTAAAGAAATGAGACCATATATATCAGCTTTTGAGAAAATTTTGGCAAAAGAGCTAAATCCCATCATTGGCAAACATAAATAAGTAATTGGCATGAGCATAACTACTGAACATACATTTGAAACGGCTATTGTTGAATCGTTGGTTCAACATGGGACCTATACACAAGGCAATGCACCCGATTACAGCCCCGAATTGGGTATGTTTAAATATGAAGTAATTGCATTTTTACAAGATACACAGCCCAAAGCTTGGGAAAAAATCACAGCCGTTCACGGTTTTGATGCTGATAACCGTATTATTCAACGCCTTTTCAAAGAACTGGATTTGCGGGGAAGTTTAGACGTTTTACGGAATGGATTTACCGATTATGGTGTTAAGTTTCGCATGGCATTTTTCAAACCCGAAACAGGTTTAAATGATGAAACGATTGAGCTTTATGGTAAAAACCAATTAAAAATTATTCGTCAGGTTTATTACAGCAACAAAAACAAGAATTCAGTTGACCTTGTAATTAGTTTAAACGGCTTACCAGTGGCAACAGTGGAGCTGAAAAACCATTTTACAGGACAAACTACCGACAATGCTAAAAAGCAATATTCAACCACAAGGGATAATAAAGAATTGCTTTTTTCCTTTAAAAAACGTGCGTTGGTTCATTTTGCCGTTGACCCCGACGAGGTTTATATGGCAACAAAAATTGATGCTGAACGCACCTATTGGCTACCCTTCAATAAAGGTTGCAACAATGGAAAAGGAAACCCGCAAAATCCTGATGGTTACAAAACCGCATATTTGTGGGAAAACATCTTGGCGAAAGACAGTTTAATGGATATTCTCTATCGCTTTGTTCACTTACAAGTAGAAGAATATGAATTTGAAGGACAAACACGAAAAAAGGAAAAACTCATTTTCCCTCGTTTTCATCAATTAGATTCAGTTAGGAAAATCACTTCCAATGCAAAAATCAACGGAGCAGGTAAAAACTATCTTATTCAACATTCGGCAGGTTCGGGCAAAAGTAATTCAATTGCTTGGCTGGCTTATCGCTTGTCGAGTCTGCATAACCAATTAGATGAACGAGTTTTCAATAGCGTAATTGTAATTACTGACCGTCGTGTACTTGATCAACAATTGCAGAATACCATTTATCAATTCGAACATAAAACAGGTGTAGTCCAAAAGATTGACCAAGACAGCACGCAATTAGCCAATGCAATTATTTCAGGTACACATATAATCATTACAACCTTACAGAAATTTCCCTTTGTAATTGATAAGGTAGGAAACATTCCCGACCGTAAATATGCCGTAATCATTGACGAAGCTCACAGTTCGCAGGGCGGTGAAGCAAGCAAGAAAATGAAAGAGGTTTTGGCTGCAAAAACGTTGGAGGATGCTGAAAGATCAGATGAAAACGACTATGATTTAGAAGATGAAATAAATGCAGAGGTTGAAAAATCGTGCAAATCGAGAGGACAGCAGCAAAATATTTCATTCTTTGCCTTTACCGCAACACCAAAAACAAAAACCTTAGGCGTTTTTGGTCAATTAAATTTGGATGGCAAACCCGAACCATTTCATTTGTATTCAATGCGTCAGGCAATCGAAGAAGGCTTTATTCTTGACGTTTTAGATAATTACACAACTTACGAACGATATTTTAAATTAACCAAAGCAATAAACGAAGACCCCGAATTAAACAAAAAGAAAGCAGCAAAGGCAATTGGGCGTTTTGTTTCATTGCATCCGCATGAATTGGCTCAAAAAACCGAAGTAATTATTGAGCATTTTCGACAAATTGTTTGCAAAAAGATAGGTGGAAAAGCAAAAGCTATGGTTGTGACAGGTTCTCGCCTTCATGCCAAACGTTTTTTCACCGAATTCAATAACTATATAAAAGCCAAAAACTATAATGATATAAGAATACTAGTAGCATTTTCCGGCAGAGTAATGGATGATGATTTTCCCGAAGGTGTCTCAGAACCTGAATTAACTGGTTATGGAGAAAAGGAATTGCCAAAGGTTTTCAATCAGGAAGATTACAAAATATTAATTGTTGCTGAAAAATACCAAACCGGTTTTGACCAACCGCTTTTACATACCATGTATGTCGACAAAGCCCTTTCAGGTGTAAAAGCGGTTCAGACATTATCACGTTTAAACCGAACCTGTCCGGGAAAAGAAGATACTTTTATATTAGATTTTGTAAATGACAGGGAAACTATATTAGGATCGTTTCAGCCATATTATCAGCGTACCAGTGTATCTGAAAACCCAGACCCAAATCACTTATATGATTTGAAAGGAATACTAGACGAGAAACAAGTTTACTGGCAATCGGAAATTGAAGCTTTTGCAAACGTGTATTTTAAACCAAGTAACCGTTTATCAATTAAAGACCAATCAAGCCTTTACGCTTATATTGATCCTGCCGTAGATAGGTTTAAAGCATTAGAAACGGAAGAAATAAAAGATGAATTCAAAAAAGGATTAAGAACATGGTGCAATTTGTATTCTTTCCTTTCTCAGATAATGCCGTTCTATGATTCTGATTTTGAAAAATTCTATGCTTACGCAAAGCTTTTACAAACCAAATTGCCCAAACGCGATTTGTCTGAAAACCTTCAACTGACTGATGAATTGGCAATGGAATACTACCGTTTAGAGAAAATTGCCGATGGTACAATTGAATTGCAAAAAGAAGATGGCGAACTGGATGGTTTAACGGAAGCAGGGATTAAGAGAGCAAAAGAAGAAAAAGCTCCATTGTCACAGATTATAAATGTTTTAAATGACAGGTTTGGGACTGATTTCACCGAGGCTGACAGATTATTCTTTGACCAAATGGAAGCCGATTTGCTTTTAGATCACAAGTTAAAAGAACAAGCACAAGCTAATAAGATTGATACTTTTAAATTTGCTTTTGAGGATTTGTTTCTCACTAAACTGATTGAGAGAATGGACCAAAATCAGGAAATATTTGAAAAGATTTTAGAGAACAAGGCTTTTGGTGGAGTTGTAAAAGAGTTATTAATGAAAAGTGTATATCTGAAATTAAATGAAACAGAAAACATCCGACCCTAATTGCATACACATTGCCAAGCCCCACATGACAACGCTCAAACCAAAGCTTGTCAAAGAGTGTGTCTGTCCGAACATACGAGAGACAATTGATACGAAAATTATGGTTATTTTAGAAGTAATTTTGTAAACGAATAAATATGCCAGAATAT
This window encodes:
- a CDS encoding SAM-dependent DNA methyltransferase; protein product: MIDFKEKANLIWKVADLLRGDYKQSDYGKIILPMTVLRRLDCVITPTKQKVLDYMPKIEKLSDSAKDITLNKVAGLNFHNRSLYDFAKIKADPNNVAANLRNFINGFSSGAREIIEYFDFDSHIDRLDDPKTDLLFKIVEAFADIDLSKMTSMEMGYVFEELIRKFSELSNETAGEHFTPREVIKLMVNVLFIDEKDIFKKGIVKTLYDPACGTGGMLSEAESFIKRQNPDAKMEVFGQEINPESYAICKSDMMIKGQNPANIKFGNTFTVDGLENEKFDYMLSNPPFGVDWKKAQKMITDEADKKGYAGRFGAGLPRINDGSLLFLQHMLSKMKPEGSRIGIVFNGSPLFTGQAGSGESEIRKWIIENDWLEAVIAMPDQLFYNTGISTYIWILSNKKSAERKGKVQLINATGTKDEETGQNPNRFWQKMPRSLGNKRKEIPENGDTKGIGYITKIYGEFFESEFCKIFPKEFFGFWRVTVEQPLKNEKGKIQKDSKGNPKPDSSLRDYENISFLRKDENGNIVQQTIQEYFDREVKPHVPDAWIDESKTKTGYEINFTKYFYEFKKLRSLSEIKADILALEEETIELEKTVLD
- a CDS encoding transposase encodes the protein MDRFQNKYRIPSSRLQNWDYCWAGAYFITICTKDRKNYFGNITNGEMQLSGAGILGNVFWYEIKNHAKNVELGAFVVMPNHVHGILILNGENGNDNNNVIDIGNGNDMGIVVGNVETGHALSLQPQPSQQTEKTIGQQRFQNIGKNTVSSIIGSYKSAVTKHANRLGFALKWQERFYDHIIRNDGEYQRITQYIITNPLKWGEDKFYSGKD
- a CDS encoding restriction endonuclease subunit S; its protein translation is MERYEKYKDSGIEWIGKIPEHWKVKRLKYCISINDDVLNETTDEEFEINYVEIGDVNFLTGINNSTVYKFKNAPSRARRIVKEGDVIVSTVRTYLKAIAQIKKIYGNLIVSTGFAVLRPKTIDSSYLGYYVLTPFFIHKTIADSVGVSYPAINSSNIGLFETVVPSLSEQTHIATFLDRKTAEIDRIIDNKQKLIAFYEEEKQAIINQAVTKGLDPNVTLKDSGVEWLGEIPEHWSLIKLKRISAKITDGEHISPNFTLEGMPFLSAKDVRDGFVQIDYDKFVSNEDGDFFRKRCNPESGDILIVSRGATVGRVAIVDTDEKFCLLGSVILIKPTPRILSKFLLNSFKNKLLLDNFLLTSQSSAQQAIYLVNVAEINLSLPPIQEQINIIVHIEKECSRLDTIIEKFNKQIDLLQEYRITLISEVVTGKIKVPNTIEA
- a CDS encoding type I restriction endonuclease subunit R — protein: MSITTEHTFETAIVESLVQHGTYTQGNAPDYSPELGMFKYEVIAFLQDTQPKAWEKITAVHGFDADNRIIQRLFKELDLRGSLDVLRNGFTDYGVKFRMAFFKPETGLNDETIELYGKNQLKIIRQVYYSNKNKNSVDLVISLNGLPVATVELKNHFTGQTTDNAKKQYSTTRDNKELLFSFKKRALVHFAVDPDEVYMATKIDAERTYWLPFNKGCNNGKGNPQNPDGYKTAYLWENILAKDSLMDILYRFVHLQVEEYEFEGQTRKKEKLIFPRFHQLDSVRKITSNAKINGAGKNYLIQHSAGSGKSNSIAWLAYRLSSLHNQLDERVFNSVIVITDRRVLDQQLQNTIYQFEHKTGVVQKIDQDSTQLANAIISGTHIIITTLQKFPFVIDKVGNIPDRKYAVIIDEAHSSQGGEASKKMKEVLAAKTLEDAERSDENDYDLEDEINAEVEKSCKSRGQQQNISFFAFTATPKTKTLGVFGQLNLDGKPEPFHLYSMRQAIEEGFILDVLDNYTTYERYFKLTKAINEDPELNKKKAAKAIGRFVSLHPHELAQKTEVIIEHFRQIVCKKIGGKAKAMVVTGSRLHAKRFFTEFNNYIKAKNYNDIRILVAFSGRVMDDDFPEGVSEPELTGYGEKELPKVFNQEDYKILIVAEKYQTGFDQPLLHTMYVDKALSGVKAVQTLSRLNRTCPGKEDTFILDFVNDRETILGSFQPYYQRTSVSENPDPNHLYDLKGILDEKQVYWQSEIEAFANVYFKPSNRLSIKDQSSLYAYIDPAVDRFKALETEEIKDEFKKGLRTWCNLYSFLSQIMPFYDSDFEKFYAYAKLLQTKLPKRDLSENLQLTDELAMEYYRLEKIADGTIELQKEDGELDGLTEAGIKRAKEEKAPLSQIINVLNDRFGTDFTEADRLFFDQMEADLLLDHKLKEQAQANKIDTFKFAFEDLFLTKLIERMDQNQEIFEKILENKAFGGVVKELLMKSVYLKLNETENIRP